The Lujinxingia vulgaris genome includes a region encoding these proteins:
- a CDS encoding ribonuclease HII: MSQQALFNASPPEIGELESELRSRGHLHIIGVDEAGRGPLAGPVHAAACWWTLNLDDATEWPGLNDSKKMQESDREVLYDALIAQPRRVEMAAASAERIDAINILQATFEAMRHAVERLIEVRGQRPDLIVVDGNMIIPGVELPQVAVVKGDARSFAIAAASVVAKVSRDRLMREAAETWPGYGFEGHKGYGTAAHRNAIASLGPCPLHRKSFKGVREFVVDSETTR; encoded by the coding sequence GTGAGTCAGCAGGCTCTTTTTAACGCGTCGCCTCCCGAGATCGGGGAGCTTGAATCCGAACTTCGCTCCCGGGGCCACCTGCATATCATCGGGGTCGATGAGGCCGGACGTGGTCCGCTGGCGGGACCGGTGCACGCAGCCGCCTGCTGGTGGACGCTCAACCTGGACGACGCCACCGAGTGGCCGGGGCTCAATGACTCCAAGAAGATGCAGGAGTCCGATCGCGAGGTGCTCTACGACGCCCTCATCGCCCAACCCCGGCGAGTCGAGATGGCCGCGGCCAGCGCCGAGCGCATCGACGCCATCAACATCCTGCAGGCCACCTTCGAGGCGATGCGACACGCGGTGGAGCGCCTCATAGAAGTCCGTGGCCAACGCCCCGACCTCATCGTCGTCGACGGCAACATGATCATCCCCGGCGTCGAACTTCCTCAGGTCGCCGTGGTCAAAGGTGACGCGCGAAGTTTTGCGATCGCCGCGGCCAGCGTCGTTGCCAAAGTCTCCCGCGATCGTCTGATGCGCGAGGCCGCCGAGACCTGGCCCGGATACGGGTTTGAGGGTCATAAAGGCTACGGAACCGCCGCCCACCGCAACGCCATCGCCTCACTGGGGCCATGCCCCTTGCACCGAAAGAGCTTCAAGGGTGTGCGCGAGTTTGTGGTCGATTCAGAAACAAC